The window CGCTCCGCCTCGCGCTGTGCCGTCCAGCTTTGCCAGCACGATGCCCGTCACTTTCACCGCCTGCAGGAACTCCTGCGCCTGGCGGATGGCGTTCTGCCCGGTGGTGGCATCCAGCACCAGTAACACCTCATCAGGGGCGCGCCCCAACGCCTTTTCGGTAACGCGGTATACCTTCTTCAACTCCTCCATGAGATTCGAGCGGGTGTGCAGGCGTCCGGCGGTATCTGCCAGCACGTAGTCCACACCGCGGCTGCGGGCGGCGGCGATGGCATCGTAAATCACGGCGGAGGGGTCTGCCCCCTCCCGATGCTTGATAAGCGTCGCGCCCACGCGCTGTGCCCACACTTCCAGCTGGTCGATGGCGGCGGCGCGGAAGGTATCACCCGCTGCCAGTATCACGCTCTTGCCCTGCTGCCGCAGGCGATACGCCAGCTTGGCGATAGAGGTGGTTTTGCCGACGCCGTTGACGCCCACGAACAGGTAAACCGTCGGCGGCTCGGAGGAGACGGTCAGGCGGGCGTTACCGTTGGATTGCAACGAAGCCAGCAGGCTTTGCTTCAGCACCGCCTTCACTTCGGAGGGTTCCTTCAGCCGCTGTTCGCGCACCGCCCGTCGCAGGTCATCCAGCACCTGCATGGTCGTATGCACGTTGATGTCGGCGGTCAGCAGCACCTCCTCCAGCTCCTCGAACAGCTCCTCGTCGACCTTACCACGCCCCGTCAGGAGCGTATCGACCTTCTGCAGGATGCCTTTGAATATTCCCAAACGCATAGACGTTGTTCACCTCAAGACAGTTTCTCTAATTTCGCCATCGATGCCAGCAGTTGTTTGATGCCCGCATTGGGGAAGACCACCGTCAACAGATGGTCGTCCTTTTGCGATTCGCACTTCATGATGACCCCCTCGCCGAACTTGTGATGTCGCACTCGCTGTCCTATCCGATAGGCTTCGGCAGGTTTTGGTGCGGCAGGGCGGGCAGACGGTGCGGACGGAAGCGGATGCGCCAATTCGGCAGGGCTCCAGTAGAGCTTTAGCCCCTCGGGGATGTCGTGCA is drawn from Bacillota bacterium and contains these coding sequences:
- the ftsY gene encoding signal recognition particle-docking protein FtsY — protein: MRLGIFKGILQKVDTLLTGRGKVDEELFEELEEVLLTADINVHTTMQVLDDLRRAVREQRLKEPSEVKAVLKQSLLASLQSNGNARLTVSSEPPTVYLFVGVNGVGKTTSIAKLAYRLRQQGKSVILAAGDTFRAAAIDQLEVWAQRVGATLIKHREGADPSAVIYDAIAAARSRGVDYVLADTAGRLHTRSNLMEELKKVYRVTEKALGRAPDEVLLVLDATTGQNAIRQAQEFLQAVKVTGIVLAKLDGTARGGAVITIHDELKVPIKLVGVGEKPEDIEDFDAEEFVSALLNTE